In a single window of the candidate division WOR-3 bacterium genome:
- a CDS encoding OmpA family protein yields MIKLLLIFYPLYNTLGENIPVSYPFGSQSIFFNPAIIGSEFNPSYTISLLGTNLALTNNALSISLYNDIMSANGDSLNRELKDKILKYSGNAWKLNHLSYFSPFSFSIGRFAMGFRLIQGSFMMIPEPWLRLLLYGNELDKVYEANKNNTALQVLNLFEIKTGFGNGIFLDPNEKFRLLYGLSFSFYISGPYLELSDINVKLNSSSDAITGNDFLSIRADTNFFNFGYSMDFGFGFEYKKLFNFSFGFSNIISNLNFSKGVIFSHRGNLDSLYIGEGIDYDTIATDDVDTIPGAFSVKLPLIFKFSSFYRHPEDKYRLFFAYEQGFKNTAFSTKTPRISLGSEYFVHPRIPLRAGFTFGGYEGFAFSLGFGIISRDISSINIGISQHRGIFTGSRGISLSFLTEFHSPFKGKFKFRIIDSLTNKPIANAVLRLIDTKDKKVFEGLSDVNGEIKGEIKGGKYKFDVEADDYYSKSGPFVIKSGEKREEKVPLKTKFGILTLYVKNKDNEEPLSDVDVTIQYKEKTTKVKTDRTGTLKFKLEKGEYTFRFEHPDYVLKTERISIEPGTVKEVDVFLSTKWGIVKGKVFNAQTMETLSGDIEIYPENKDSLIQKIVSPSEGTYEVKLLEGIYLFKVKVPNYIPQAAYVQVKGGAVLIKDFPMLKEKMVFTFRNIYFDFNKATIRPESYPILDSISIMLKDNPTIIVEIGGHTDERGSNAYNKKLSQGRADAVRIYFIDKHGIDPSRLIAIGYGEDRPVIRNAKTEDEHQMNRRVEFKILGEKK; encoded by the coding sequence ATGATTAAATTATTACTGATTTTTTATCCTCTCTATAATACCTTAGGGGAGAATATCCCTGTGAGTTACCCATTTGGAAGTCAGAGCATCTTTTTCAACCCTGCCATAATTGGTTCAGAATTTAACCCTTCCTATACTATTTCACTTCTTGGAACAAACCTTGCCCTTACTAATAACGCATTATCAATATCCCTTTATAATGATATAATGTCTGCTAATGGTGATTCACTTAATAGGGAATTAAAAGATAAAATTTTAAAATACTCAGGTAATGCATGGAAATTGAACCATCTTTCTTATTTTTCTCCTTTTTCATTTTCAATAGGAAGGTTTGCTATGGGGTTTAGATTAATTCAAGGGTCTTTTATGATGATTCCAGAACCCTGGTTAAGGCTATTATTATATGGAAATGAACTTGATAAAGTTTACGAAGCTAATAAGAATAACACAGCACTTCAGGTTCTTAATCTTTTTGAAATAAAAACGGGTTTTGGAAACGGTATTTTCCTTGATCCAAATGAAAAATTCAGATTACTTTATGGACTTTCTTTTTCTTTCTATATTTCAGGACCCTATCTTGAATTAAGTGATATTAATGTTAAATTAAATTCCTCAAGTGATGCAATAACAGGAAATGATTTTTTAAGTATAAGAGCAGATACAAACTTTTTTAACTTTGGATATTCAATGGATTTTGGTTTTGGTTTTGAATATAAAAAACTTTTTAATTTTTCTTTTGGATTTTCCAATATAATATCAAATCTAAACTTTTCAAAAGGAGTAATTTTTAGTCACAGGGGAAATCTTGATTCCCTTTATATAGGTGAAGGAATAGATTACGACACAATTGCAACCGATGATGTGGACACAATACCCGGAGCTTTCAGTGTAAAATTACCCTTGATTTTCAAATTTTCAAGTTTTTACAGGCATCCAGAGGATAAATACAGATTGTTTTTTGCCTATGAACAGGGTTTTAAAAACACAGCCTTTTCTACAAAAACACCGAGAATTTCCTTGGGTAGTGAGTATTTTGTCCATCCAAGAATCCCTTTAAGAGCAGGGTTTACTTTTGGAGGTTACGAAGGTTTTGCCTTTTCTCTTGGATTTGGTATAATAAGTAGGGATATTTCATCCATAAATATAGGAATATCACAGCATAGAGGAATTTTTACAGGAAGTAGAGGAATTTCTTTATCCTTTTTAACTGAATTTCATTCACCTTTTAAGGGTAAATTTAAGTTTAGAATTATAGATTCACTTACCAATAAACCTATAGCAAATGCTGTTTTAAGGTTAATTGATACAAAAGATAAAAAGGTTTTTGAAGGTTTAAGCGATGTTAATGGTGAAATAAAGGGTGAAATAAAAGGAGGTAAGTATAAATTTGATGTTGAGGCAGATGATTATTATTCAAAATCAGGTCCTTTTGTAATAAAATCCGGAGAAAAAAGAGAAGAAAAGGTTCCTTTAAAAACAAAATTTGGAATCTTAACACTTTATGTTAAGAATAAAGATAATGAAGAGCCTTTAAGTGATGTGGATGTTACTATTCAATATAAAGAAAAAACTACAAAGGTAAAAACAGATAGAACAGGAACTCTAAAATTTAAACTGGAAAAAGGAGAATATACATTCAGGTTTGAACACCCTGATTATGTTCTCAAAACTGAAAGAATTTCCATAGAACCGGGAACAGTTAAAGAGGTAGATGTTTTCCTTTCAACAAAATGGGGAATTGTGAAAGGTAAGGTTTTTAATGCTCAAACAATGGAAACTCTTTCAGGTGATATAGAAATTTACCCTGAAAATAAAGATAGTTTAATTCAAAAAATTGTATCTCCTTCTGAGGGAACTTATGAGGTAAAACTCCTTGAAGGTATTTATCTATTTAAAGTAAAAGTTCCCAATTATATACCACAGGCAGCTTATGTTCAGGTTAAAGGTGGAGCTGTTTTAATAAAAGATTTTCCTATGTTAAAGGAAAAAATGGTATTTACCTTTAGAAATATATATTTTGATTTTAACAAAGCAACAATTAGACCTGAATCTTATCCTATACTTGATTCAATTTCTATAATGCTAAAGGATAATCCTACAATAATTGTTGAAATAGGTGGTCATACTGATGAAAGGGGTTCAAATGCATACAATAAAAAATTGAGCCAGGGAAGAGCTGATGCTGTCAGGATTTATTTTATTGATAAACATGGAATAGATCCATCAAGATTAATAGCAATTGGTTACGGAGAAGATAGACCTGTTATAAGAAATGCAAAAACTGAAGATGAACACCAGATGAATAGAAGGGTTGAATTTAAAATACTGGGAGAAAAGAAATAA
- the trxB gene encoding thioredoxin-disulfide reductase, giving the protein MLEIKFGGVSEQIKDRRADIIILGAGPAGLSAGLYAARANLKTIILEKETIGGQLSLTEWIEDYPGFPDGIKASELINLMRKHAENFGAKILMEKANKIELLDKGYKKVITDRGEWITKAIIVATGAHHKRLGIKGELELMGRGVSNCAVCDGPFFKDKEIVVVGGGDSAVTEGIYLTRFAKKVYIVHRRDKFRAQKIYIERAKNNPKIEFILNTVVEEIKGEKKVEGIVLKNVITEEVWEMPVSAVFIFIGLMPNSEILEGLTPLDERKAVITNEKMETSIPGIYAAGDVRNTTLRQAITAASDGAIAAMMAETYINENF; this is encoded by the coding sequence ATGCTTGAAATAAAATTTGGTGGAGTTTCTGAGCAAATAAAAGATAGAAGGGCTGATATAATTATTCTCGGAGCAGGTCCTGCAGGGCTTTCAGCTGGCTTATATGCAGCAAGAGCAAATTTAAAAACAATAATTCTTGAAAAGGAAACAATCGGAGGGCAGCTTTCCCTTACTGAATGGATAGAAGATTATCCAGGTTTTCCAGATGGAATTAAAGCAAGCGAACTTATAAATTTAATGAGAAAACATGCTGAAAATTTCGGAGCAAAAATACTTATGGAAAAGGCTAATAAAATTGAATTACTTGATAAAGGTTATAAAAAAGTCATCACTGATAGAGGCGAATGGATAACAAAAGCCATAATCGTTGCAACAGGAGCACATCATAAAAGACTTGGTATAAAAGGTGAATTAGAACTTATGGGAAGAGGTGTTTCAAATTGTGCTGTATGTGATGGTCCATTTTTTAAAGATAAGGAGATTGTTGTGGTTGGGGGAGGAGATTCTGCTGTAACAGAAGGTATCTATTTAACAAGATTTGCAAAAAAAGTTTATATTGTTCATAGAAGAGATAAATTCAGAGCCCAGAAGATTTATATTGAAAGGGCTAAAAATAATCCTAAAATTGAGTTCATTCTTAATACTGTTGTTGAAGAAATAAAAGGTGAAAAAAAAGTTGAAGGTATTGTTTTAAAGAATGTAATAACCGAAGAAGTATGGGAAATGCCTGTTTCTGCTGTTTTTATATTCATTGGACTTATGCCAAATTCTGAAATTCTTGAAGGCTTAACACCTCTTGATGAAAGAAAAGCTGTGATTACAAATGAGAAAATGGAAACTTCTATTCCAGGAATTTATGCAGCTGGAGATGTAAGGAATACGACTCTGAGACAAGCAATTACAGCAGCTTCAGATGGAGCAATTGCAGCAATGATGGCTGAAACTTATATAAATGAAAATTTCTAA
- a CDS encoding DUF721 domain-containing protein, with product MENLSNILFEFFRKKGLEKRFYEYQVIKEWEKIVGEGIALKVKAVNCKDGILYLFSSDSIMRSEIYNLKKEIIKEINNFFKRKIVKEIKFTRRME from the coding sequence ATGGAAAATTTAAGCAATATTCTTTTTGAATTTTTTAGAAAGAAAGGGCTTGAAAAAAGATTTTATGAATATCAGGTTATAAAGGAATGGGAGAAAATTGTAGGGGAGGGTATAGCTTTAAAAGTAAAGGCAGTTAATTGCAAGGATGGAATTCTTTATCTTTTTTCAAGTGATTCAATTATGAGGTCAGAAATATATAATTTAAAAAAAGAGATTATAAAAGAAATAAATAATTTTTTTAAGAGAAAAATTGTAAAAGAAATAAAATTTACAAGGAGGATGGAATAA
- the tsaD gene encoding tRNA (adenosine(37)-N6)-threonylcarbamoyltransferase complex transferase subunit TsaD → MFILSFETSCDETSVAILQNKKVKSHILSSHISGIEFGGVMPEFSSRTHMEIIVPSLKLALEIAKIDTKDINLVAATQGPGLIGSLLVGYIFGKSLASSLQVPFYGIDHLEAHLFSVFIDREPEFPLLSLLVSGGHTELFLLQDINEIKYLGGTLDDAGGECLDKAARLFGFKYPGAKRLSELAKKGDKNFIKFPLPQTKPFTFSFSGLKTALIRYIEKINPEEFENLKSNIAASFQETVFQHILEKVKEAIHVLNLKNLTISVVGGVAANDRLREIFYENFDKVLFPPLEYCGDNAVMVGIRSYYLHKNKKNILEFYDVYTKYPFQTKGG, encoded by the coding sequence ATGTTTATTCTTTCCTTTGAAACCTCCTGTGATGAAACTTCGGTTGCTATTTTACAAAATAAAAAAGTAAAATCCCACATTTTATCCTCTCATATTTCAGGAATTGAGTTTGGGGGTGTAATGCCTGAATTTTCCTCACGAACCCACATGGAAATAATTGTCCCATCACTTAAACTTGCCCTTGAAATTGCTAAGATTGATACAAAAGATATAAATTTAGTTGCAGCAACCCAGGGACCAGGTCTTATAGGCTCTCTCCTTGTAGGTTATATCTTTGGTAAATCACTCGCTTCTTCTTTACAAGTTCCCTTTTACGGAATAGATCACCTTGAAGCACATCTTTTTTCTGTTTTTATAGATAGAGAACCAGAATTTCCTTTACTTTCCCTTCTTGTTTCAGGAGGGCATACAGAGCTGTTTCTACTTCAAGACATAAATGAAATAAAATATCTTGGTGGAACACTTGATGATGCAGGAGGTGAATGTCTTGATAAGGCTGCAAGACTTTTTGGTTTTAAATATCCAGGAGCAAAGAGGCTTTCTGAACTTGCTAAAAAAGGTGATAAAAATTTTATCAAATTTCCCCTTCCACAAACTAAACCCTTTACTTTCAGCTTCAGTGGTTTAAAAACTGCATTAATAAGGTATATTGAGAAGATAAATCCAGAGGAATTTGAAAATTTAAAATCCAATATTGCAGCCTCTTTCCAGGAAACTGTTTTTCAACATATACTGGAAAAAGTTAAAGAAGCTATACATGTTCTTAATTTAAAAAATTTAACAATTTCAGTTGTAGGGGGTGTAGCAGCAAATGATAGACTAAGAGAAATATTTTATGAAAACTTTGATAAGGTTTTATTTCCTCCATTAGAATACTGCGGAGATAATGCTGTTATGGTTGGTATAAGAAGTTATTACCTTCATAAAAATAAAAAAAATATTTTAGAATTTTACGATGTTTATACAAAATATCCTTTTCAAACAAAAGGAGGGTAA
- a CDS encoding AAA family ATPase, with the protein MLINYLFLQNFRKFEKKEFFFKEGVNLITGPNGAGKTTILEAIHLLSYPRNLKGASNSEIIKKGKEFSLILCKGNSKNGKYEIKLEIEKDKKNLYLNNKKVPSYSYVFKKLPTIFFHSKKEIIFWSKSELLREINYLISLLDNEYFKILLNYNRILEQRNKYLKNIKENIDPFKKLLQDNGKILQSKRIIYIKKIEEVMKNYLNVFINYEPSVLDYDFEKEKEKGFTLFGISRDKITFLKDGFELKTQCSEGEKRIFLFYFYIAIAEMMKESGNLPLLLLDDPFSILDFNLVKDFIGKWEGQIIITSLKDLDIKNKIVL; encoded by the coding sequence ATGTTAATAAATTATCTATTTTTGCAAAATTTCAGAAAATTTGAAAAGAAAGAATTTTTCTTTAAAGAAGGAGTAAATCTTATTACAGGACCAAATGGAGCAGGGAAAACAACAATTCTTGAAGCAATACACCTTCTCAGCTATCCGAGAAACTTGAAAGGAGCAAGTAATTCTGAAATTATTAAAAAAGGTAAAGAATTTTCCCTAATCCTCTGTAAGGGAAATTCAAAAAATGGAAAATACGAAATAAAACTTGAAATAGAAAAAGATAAAAAAAATCTTTACTTAAATAATAAAAAAGTTCCATCCTATTCCTATGTCTTTAAAAAATTACCCACAATTTTTTTTCATTCAAAAAAAGAAATAATATTCTGGAGTAAAAGTGAACTCCTCAGAGAAATAAATTACCTTATCTCCCTTTTGGATAATGAATATTTTAAAATCTTACTTAATTACAACAGGATTCTTGAACAAAGAAATAAATATCTTAAAAATATTAAAGAAAATATAGACCCTTTTAAGAAATTGCTTCAAGATAATGGAAAAATATTACAGAGTAAACGTATAATATATATTAAAAAAATAGAGGAAGTTATGAAAAACTATTTAAATGTTTTTATTAATTATGAACCTTCAGTTTTGGATTATGATTTTGAAAAGGAGAAAGAAAAAGGTTTTACTCTTTTTGGTATTTCGAGGGATAAAATTACTTTTTTAAAAGATGGTTTTGAGTTAAAGACGCAGTGTTCGGAGGGTGAAAAAAGGATTTTTTTGTTTTATTTTTATATTGCTATTGCTGAAATGATGAAAGAAAGTGGAAATTTACCCTTACTTTTATTAGATGACCCTTTTTCAATTCTTGATTTTAATCTTGTGAAAGATTTTATTGGAAAATGGGAAGGTCAGATTATTATTACATCCCTGAAGGATCTTGATATAAAAAATAAAATAGTTTTGTAA
- a CDS encoding cytochrome c-type biogenesis CcmF C-terminal domain-containing protein, whose product MIELGYSSLFGSFLSFLLAAILFIIGFKRKDLLFFESGKRAIFLGSSFIILSSLCLWYLLLTSDFRVTYVANYTSKTLPFIYKFSAFWAGMDGSMLFWILILSIYFLIYIFSAKSENLHRLISYTVISIVILFFTFITFFLTNPFRTLPFTPPDGRGLNPLLQNIWMLIHPVAIYFGFVGFTIPLSYAIAVFLKGERKDFSLEIRKWTLISWLFLSIGIVLGGRWAYVELGWGGYWAWDPVENASFLPWLTATAFVHTLFIQETKKMLKLWNLSLIIITFILVVTGTYITRSGALSSVHAFAESELGPYFGSFVLLNLFFLFFALFKYRGKLKDEGEKFSIFGLEGLILILLFSLIAITIVTLIGTFYPIITGLILGQKIEVTPLFFVRATGPFFIIILILLAIYPFTYKNSSKFFFLISFLAFLLVSFFVFIKISKHPGAFLGYGVSAFAFVSNIYRYIHDIKIGELKLNEYFVRKTGSFLIHFGIVLSAIGIISSYGFKEEKEFVVKKGESVNFKNFEIEYIELSMASGQNYDEVRGDFLVKNSGRIKGKLSPALRFYHNWEQPSAEMDVLPLLNGDIYAVIQGWEEDKTVYIQVFYNPLIQLVWFGTFLLFIGGVFVIITKRKK is encoded by the coding sequence ATGATTGAACTTGGATATTCTTCTTTATTTGGATCTTTTTTATCCTTTCTTTTAGCAGCTATTTTATTTATTATTGGATTTAAAAGAAAGGATTTACTTTTTTTTGAATCCGGTAAAAGGGCTATTTTTTTAGGTTCTTCCTTTATAATTTTATCTTCCCTTTGTCTATGGTATCTTCTTTTAACTTCAGATTTCAGGGTAACATATGTTGCAAACTACACCTCAAAAACTCTTCCCTTTATCTACAAATTTTCTGCTTTCTGGGCTGGAATGGATGGTTCAATGCTTTTCTGGATTTTAATACTTTCAATTTATTTTTTGATTTATATCTTTTCAGCAAAATCAGAAAACTTACATAGATTAATTTCTTACACTGTTATTTCAATTGTTATTCTCTTTTTCACATTTATAACTTTCTTTTTAACAAATCCATTTAGGACACTTCCTTTTACTCCTCCAGATGGAAGAGGTTTAAATCCTCTGCTCCAGAATATATGGATGCTTATTCATCCTGTTGCCATATATTTTGGATTTGTTGGTTTTACCATTCCTTTAAGTTATGCAATAGCAGTTTTTCTCAAAGGTGAAAGAAAAGACTTTTCTTTGGAAATAAGAAAATGGACCCTTATATCTTGGCTATTTTTATCCATAGGTATTGTTCTTGGAGGAAGATGGGCATATGTTGAGCTTGGATGGGGTGGATACTGGGCGTGGGATCCGGTTGAAAACGCTTCTTTTCTTCCATGGTTAACTGCAACTGCCTTTGTCCATACCCTTTTTATTCAGGAAACAAAAAAAATGTTAAAATTATGGAACCTTTCTTTAATAATAATTACCTTTATACTTGTTGTTACAGGAACCTATATTACAAGAAGTGGGGCTCTTTCATCAGTTCATGCTTTTGCAGAAAGTGAACTTGGACCATATTTTGGTTCTTTTGTTCTTTTGAATTTATTCTTTCTATTTTTTGCTTTATTTAAATATAGAGGAAAATTAAAAGATGAAGGAGAAAAATTCAGCATTTTTGGGCTCGAAGGTTTGATTTTAATTTTACTTTTTTCCCTTATTGCTATAACCATAGTAACCCTTATTGGAACCTTTTACCCAATTATTACAGGCTTAATTCTCGGTCAAAAGATTGAAGTTACTCCTCTATTTTTTGTAAGGGCTACAGGTCCATTTTTCATTATAATTCTTATACTTTTAGCTATTTATCCCTTTACATACAAAAATTCTTCAAAATTTTTCTTTTTAATTTCCTTTTTAGCTTTCCTTTTAGTTTCATTTTTTGTGTTTATAAAAATATCAAAACATCCAGGAGCCTTTCTTGGATACGGAGTTTCAGCCTTTGCCTTTGTTTCAAATATTTATCGTTATATACATGATATTAAAATTGGAGAATTAAAATTAAATGAATATTTTGTAAGGAAAACTGGTTCTTTTCTTATTCATTTTGGTATTGTTCTTTCAGCAATTGGTATTATTTCTTCTTATGGATTTAAAGAAGAAAAAGAATTTGTAGTTAAAAAAGGAGAAAGTGTTAATTTTAAAAATTTTGAAATTGAGTATATTGAATTATCCATGGCTTCAGGACAGAATTATGATGAAGTTAGAGGAGATTTTTTAGTTAAAAACTCAGGAAGAATAAAAGGAAAACTTTCACCTGCTTTAAGGTTTTATCATAACTGGGAACAACCATCAGCTGAAATGGATGTATTGCCCCTTTTAAATGGAGATATTTATGCAGTTATTCAGGGATGGGAAGAAGATAAAACTGTCTATATTCAAGTTTTTTATAATCCTCTTATACAGCTCGTTTGGTTTGGAACATTTTTATTATTCATAGGTGGTGTTTTTGTAATTATAACAAAAAGGAAAAAATAA
- a CDS encoding AAA family ATPase, which translates to MIETENRIQCKRCKSYVRDIYNFCTYCGLKLKDVKVIVPDKEKIAIYLRKKYVISFFLSLKWKTKINALLISKFHYFLKKIDELCVNYDGFFEKFNHFEGGLFIFGYNEFERDLIFKVIDFSFKVEELIKKNFSDLCEYGIGICSGWAFFGEIESGNSMSITALGDCVNTSARLSTLFNNRKYVCVDIYETAMNFYEFEHMGKIKLKGKFDRIDVYTLISERKEIIYEEFQVPYIERSDVKGRLEAIIGEWEKGETKSVIITGEAGIGKTFLTENYLKKLKDKGFIIKLKGSDIYSNEPLYPFRLFIENSLNKEEFKFIKRYLETFLKSFSYFFERIEEKPNREKLKYLLFDLLRVICNKKGNLIIFFDDIDRTDPFTIEFINFLKSKIEKTLIILTGRVLPISLDPKNVYRINLRAFDYDETKELILKYFPDVSPEIILEIHPKTGGIPLFITQYLKSLKVRKKDIKEKPELPLSLISIVLSPIQELTEGERDLLEILSAVTELDLDSPLSEYFSHKIEKNLDKLILNDILRIENNRILFVNPLVREVIYESLPDLIKERIHKEIVDAVLDSPWAEENPYFVFINSLKAREYDKAWKYGIKSLKKLLREGTGFIPNFIFEKIDDEVIKNYKVKPLDMGDYFFLKGVYSFLAKDFEKSIQHFHKALLLTEEKDEKWNEINLYLSKSYIERGSLESAKKFLRDIKIKDEITSAKVNITWSFLYQKEGLFFDSLIFMRRASNELKKKGVFLSEFKLKLSDLLFWTGNLEDSLNTILDAEKSSYMEMNFENLIDVLKIKAFLGIFLKNENLFNSAFKIGLSFSQKFENLPYIFYFKNIKSLLEGNEATTLDLNLSFLRDPYIFFTIFLNTNEEFFKKIDIGEIEENPNFPFYQKFYIKAIKKIKESTRLSEDLKLLFEEIFKYPIPILHIIILRELLKICKKIERYDAVKFLLKNYIYIFEDLKNRIKSDIYRTGFEENPFFNPEKILKD; encoded by the coding sequence GTGATAGAAACTGAAAATAGAATTCAATGTAAGAGATGTAAATCTTATGTTAGAGATATCTATAACTTTTGTACATATTGTGGTTTAAAACTAAAAGATGTAAAAGTTATTGTTCCTGATAAAGAAAAAATTGCAATTTATCTTAGAAAAAAATATGTTATTTCTTTCTTTCTGAGTCTAAAATGGAAAACAAAAATAAATGCTCTTTTAATTTCTAAGTTCCACTATTTTTTAAAAAAAATTGATGAATTATGTGTTAATTATGATGGTTTTTTTGAGAAATTCAATCATTTTGAAGGCGGACTTTTTATATTTGGTTATAATGAATTTGAAAGAGACCTTATTTTTAAAGTTATTGATTTTTCTTTTAAAGTTGAAGAGTTAATTAAAAAAAATTTTTCAGATTTATGTGAATATGGTATAGGAATATGTTCTGGATGGGCATTCTTTGGAGAAATTGAATCAGGAAATAGCATGTCTATAACAGCTCTTGGTGATTGTGTGAATACCTCTGCAAGACTTTCTACTCTCTTTAATAACAGAAAATATGTTTGTGTTGATATATACGAAACTGCTATGAATTTTTATGAATTTGAACATATGGGAAAAATCAAGTTAAAAGGAAAATTTGATAGAATTGATGTTTATACTTTGATTTCTGAAAGGAAGGAAATTATTTATGAGGAATTCCAAGTTCCCTATATAGAAAGAAGTGATGTTAAGGGAAGATTAGAAGCAATTATAGGTGAATGGGAAAAGGGAGAAACTAAAAGTGTAATAATAACAGGTGAAGCAGGGATTGGAAAAACATTTCTTACAGAAAATTATTTAAAAAAATTAAAAGATAAAGGTTTTATTATAAAACTTAAAGGAAGTGATATATATTCTAACGAACCGCTCTACCCTTTCAGGTTATTTATTGAGAATTCCTTAAATAAAGAGGAATTTAAATTTATAAAAAGATATCTTGAAACTTTTTTAAAAAGCTTTTCTTATTTTTTTGAGAGAATAGAAGAAAAACCTAATAGAGAAAAACTTAAATATCTTTTATTTGATCTTTTAAGAGTTATATGCAATAAAAAAGGTAACCTTATTATATTTTTTGATGATATAGATAGAACTGACCCTTTTACAATTGAATTTATAAACTTTTTAAAATCAAAAATTGAAAAAACCCTGATTATTTTAACAGGGAGAGTCTTACCAATATCTTTAGATCCTAAAAATGTTTATAGAATCAATTTGAGAGCTTTTGATTATGATGAAACAAAAGAATTAATATTAAAATACTTCCCTGATGTAAGTCCAGAGATAATTCTTGAAATTCACCCAAAAACCGGGGGTATCCCTCTATTTATAACTCAGTATTTAAAAAGTTTAAAAGTAAGGAAAAAAGATATCAAAGAAAAACCTGAACTTCCACTTTCTTTAATAAGTATTGTTCTATCACCGATTCAGGAACTTACTGAAGGAGAGAGAGATTTATTGGAAATATTAAGTGCTGTTACTGAACTTGACCTTGATTCTCCTCTTTCAGAATACTTCTCTCACAAAATAGAAAAAAATTTAGACAAACTTATTTTAAATGATATTTTAAGAATTGAAAACAATAGAATTTTATTTGTTAATCCACTTGTTAGAGAAGTAATCTATGAATCATTACCCGATTTAATTAAAGAAAGGATTCATAAAGAAATTGTTGATGCTGTTTTAGATAGTCCCTGGGCTGAAGAGAACCCTTATTTTGTTTTTATAAACTCTTTAAAGGCGAGAGAATATGATAAAGCATGGAAATACGGTATAAAGAGTTTAAAAAAACTTTTAAGAGAAGGGACGGGTTTTATACCGAATTTTATTTTTGAAAAAATAGATGATGAAGTTATAAAAAACTATAAAGTAAAACCCCTTGATATGGGTGATTACTTTTTCCTGAAAGGAGTATATTCTTTTCTTGCCAAAGATTTTGAAAAATCTATTCAACATTTTCACAAAGCACTACTTCTGACAGAGGAAAAAGATGAAAAATGGAATGAAATTAATCTTTATCTCTCAAAGTCTTATATTGAAAGGGGAAGTCTTGAATCTGCAAAAAAATTTTTGAGGGATATAAAAATTAAAGATGAAATTACCTCAGCTAAAGTTAATATAACATGGTCTTTTCTTTACCAGAAAGAAGGTCTATTCTTTGATTCGCTTATTTTTATGAGAAGAGCAAGTAATGAACTTAAAAAGAAGGGAGTTTTTCTTTCTGAATTTAAATTGAAACTTTCTGACCTTTTATTCTGGACAGGAAATCTTGAAGATTCCTTAAACACTATTCTTGATGCAGAAAAATCTTCTTATATGGAAATGAACTTTGAAAATTTAATTGATGTTCTTAAAATAAAAGCTTTCCTGGGTATATTTTTGAAAAATGAGAATTTATTCAATTCTGCTTTTAAAATAGGACTATCTTTTTCTCAAAAATTTGAAAACCTTCCATATATTTTTTATTTTAAGAATATTAAATCTCTTCTTGAAGGAAACGAAGCAACTACTTTAGATTTAAATCTTTCATTCCTAAGGGATCCTTATATATTTTTTACGATTTTTCTTAATACAAATGAAGAGTTTTTTAAAAAAATAGATATAGGAGAAATAGAAGAAAATCCAAATTTCCCCTTTTACCAGAAGTTTTACATTAAAGCAATTAAGAAAATTAAGGAAAGCACAAGATTAAGTGAGGATTTGAAACTTCTATTTGAAGAAATTTTTAAATACCCTATACCTATCTTACATATTATCATATTAAGAGAACTTTTAAAGATATGTAAAAAAATTGAAAGATACGATGCGGTGAAGTTTCTTCTTAAAAATTATATATATATATTTGAAGACTTGAAAAATAGAATAAAAAGTGATATTTATCGGACTGGATTTGAAGAAAATCCCTTCTTTAACCCGGAAAAAATTTTAAAAGATTAA